A genomic window from Chlorobium phaeobacteroides DSM 266 includes:
- a CDS encoding DHH family phosphoesterase gives MILPVHGRKLSEQDWLPIIDTLLQGQNIVLTTHENSDGDGLGSEVALAGVLKALGKEVAIVNPTEVPPNYTFLKQEGNITLFNNKDEEAIQEVVLADVLVLLDANLRERMGSLRAHVEYARELGSMKIACIDHHLEPEDFADVMVCENYASSTGELVYDLIIALEEHAGKPLFTPQIASALYTAVMTDTGSFRFPKTTPYVYRLAGDLVEKGADASLIYDLVYNSLTPQALKLLGYALSGITYYDNETISWLFISQDMLKATGSKLFDTDLIVKYLLSVPSVQVAILMVEMQDGRTKASFRSRGPLYVNQLAKKYGGGGHMNAAGCLFPFSSERAQKVLLDDIREFLENQEVLL, from the coding sequence ATGATACTACCAGTGCATGGAAGGAAGCTGAGCGAACAGGATTGGTTGCCAATAATTGATACTCTTCTTCAGGGTCAGAATATTGTTTTGACTACACACGAGAACTCTGATGGTGACGGTCTTGGCAGTGAAGTTGCTCTTGCGGGAGTTTTGAAAGCACTCGGCAAAGAGGTCGCCATAGTCAACCCAACCGAAGTTCCGCCGAATTACACGTTTTTGAAACAGGAAGGGAATATTACGCTTTTTAATAATAAAGATGAAGAGGCGATACAGGAAGTGGTACTTGCCGATGTGCTGGTGCTTCTTGACGCAAATTTGCGGGAAAGGATGGGGTCGTTAAGGGCCCATGTCGAGTATGCAAGAGAGCTTGGCAGTATGAAAATCGCCTGTATTGACCATCATCTTGAGCCGGAAGATTTTGCTGACGTCATGGTATGTGAAAACTATGCATCTTCAACCGGAGAGCTGGTTTATGATTTGATTATTGCCCTTGAGGAACATGCAGGCAAGCCGCTTTTTACTCCTCAGATCGCTTCTGCGCTCTATACTGCGGTCATGACCGATACCGGTTCATTCAGGTTTCCCAAAACAACGCCTTATGTTTACCGTCTTGCGGGGGATCTCGTTGAAAAAGGCGCGGATGCATCGCTTATCTATGATCTTGTCTATAACTCCCTTACCCCTCAGGCACTCAAGCTTCTGGGATATGCTCTCAGCGGGATTACCTATTATGACAACGAAACCATATCATGGCTTTTTATCTCGCAGGATATGCTGAAAGCAACCGGTAGTAAGTTGTTTGATACAGATCTTATTGTGAAGTATCTTCTCAGCGTTCCTTCGGTTCAGGTAGCAATTCTGATGGTTGAAATGCAGGATGGAAGAACAAAGGCGAGTTTTCGTTCGAGAGGGCCGCTCTATGTCAACCAGCTTGCGAAAAAATATGGCGGTGGTGGTCACATGAATGCTGCCGGATGTCTTTTTCCGTTTTCCTCTGAAAGGGCACAGAAGGTGCTGCTTGATGACATCAGGGAGTTTCTCGAAAATCAGGAAGTTTTATTATAA
- the rlmN gene encoding 23S rRNA (adenine(2503)-C(2))-methyltransferase RlmN, protein MQTRLSNIKHLSRQELRQAIANLGEPAYRTRQIHQWIFSHRAATFEEMTTISLELRNKLADQFRIGFPILADCQQDGSANDPFSTVKLLLELDDNEKIETVLIPSENRMTACVSSQVGCPLQCRFCASGQTGFKRNLSADEIIDQVFSLNDFIRTKHESNEITNIVFMGMGEPLLNFENLKESIEVLSDQSYKFNLPQRKITISTVGIIPGINELGKSGLKTKLAISLHSASQETRESLIPVASEFSLTQLRKTLSEYTSQTGEPVTLVYMLLKGINDSVEDARLLVKFSRSFLCKINLIDYNSIINMKFKPVFNETKDMFIQHILDAGIHVTVRKSHGASINAACGQLAAKGTQKAENRNNL, encoded by the coding sequence ATGCAAACAAGACTGTCCAACATAAAACATCTGTCAAGACAAGAGCTCCGGCAAGCTATTGCAAATCTTGGGGAACCAGCATACAGAACCCGCCAGATTCATCAATGGATCTTCAGCCATCGAGCAGCCACATTTGAGGAAATGACCACAATAAGTCTGGAATTAAGAAATAAACTTGCCGATCAATTCCGGATTGGCTTCCCCATACTTGCCGACTGTCAACAGGATGGCAGTGCGAATGACCCCTTCTCTACAGTTAAACTGCTCCTCGAACTGGATGACAATGAGAAAATTGAAACCGTACTCATCCCTTCCGAAAATCGGATGACTGCCTGCGTTTCCTCACAGGTCGGCTGTCCTTTGCAATGCAGATTCTGTGCATCCGGACAGACGGGCTTCAAAAGAAATCTTTCGGCTGACGAGATCATCGATCAGGTGTTTTCACTCAATGATTTCATCCGGACAAAACATGAGAGCAACGAAATCACCAACATCGTCTTTATGGGAATGGGTGAACCGTTACTGAATTTCGAAAACCTGAAAGAGTCCATCGAGGTTCTTTCAGATCAAAGCTATAAATTCAATCTTCCCCAACGAAAAATCACGATTTCAACAGTTGGCATTATCCCAGGCATCAATGAGCTTGGGAAATCAGGCCTTAAAACGAAACTTGCAATTTCTCTGCATAGCGCCTCGCAAGAAACACGAGAATCACTTATACCTGTTGCCAGCGAATTCTCTCTGACCCAACTCCGAAAAACTCTTTCAGAATACACCTCTCAAACAGGAGAACCGGTTACGCTCGTTTATATGCTGCTCAAGGGAATCAATGACTCAGTTGAGGATGCCCGACTTCTTGTAAAATTCTCAAGAAGCTTTTTATGCAAAATTAATTTGATTGATTATAATTCAATCATTAACATGAAGTTTAAGCCCGTTTTTAACGAGACAAAAGACATGTTTATTCAGCACATCCTTGACGCAGGGATTCACGTCACCGTCCGCAAAAGCCATGGGGCATCGATCAATGCTGCTTGCGGACAACTTGCGGCAAAGGGAACGCAGAAAGCCGAGAATCGCAACAATCTCTAA
- the adk gene encoding adenylate kinase, with the protein MRIILLGAPGAGKGTQASYICKTLNIPQISTGDMLRAAVQAQTPVGIEAKKVMDAGKLVSDEIILALVKERLASQDCINGCLFDGFPRTIAQAESLKNDSILLDYVMEIHVDDKEIIERMSGRRVHLSSGRTYHVRFNPPKKEGLDDLTGEPLVQREDDQEETVKKRLQIYHDQTAPLLQYYHDWSLTGSPDAPRYSSIKGTGSVEEIRQRILDALNS; encoded by the coding sequence ATGAGAATTATTCTACTGGGAGCTCCGGGAGCCGGAAAAGGGACACAAGCTTCATATATCTGCAAAACGTTGAATATCCCCCAGATTTCAACGGGCGATATGCTTCGGGCAGCAGTGCAAGCACAAACGCCTGTAGGTATAGAGGCAAAAAAAGTAATGGATGCAGGCAAACTCGTTTCTGACGAGATTATTCTCGCACTTGTAAAAGAACGGCTTGCAAGCCAGGATTGTATAAACGGATGCCTCTTTGATGGCTTTCCCCGAACGATCGCCCAGGCGGAATCACTGAAAAATGACTCGATTTTGCTTGACTATGTTATGGAAATACATGTTGACGACAAGGAAATCATTGAAAGAATGAGCGGACGTCGGGTACACCTTTCATCGGGAAGGACCTACCATGTCCGTTTCAATCCACCAAAAAAAGAGGGGCTCGATGATCTGACCGGAGAACCTCTTGTCCAAAGAGAAGATGATCAGGAAGAAACCGTAAAAAAACGATTGCAAATTTACCATGACCAGACAGCACCGCTTCTTCAGTACTACCATGACTGGTCTCTTACCGGTTCGCCCGATGCTCCGCGTTACAGCAGCATCAAGGGAACGGGAAGTGTTGAAGAGATCCGCCAGAGAATACTTGATGCACTCAATTCCTGA
- the priA gene encoding replication restart helicase PriA, with protein MQAEIVIDKLYRGEPVRIALPDYLVRELSPGCMVMVTSSKGNKATYPAYILRLYQDNADIPETLVISDVLYDGVPVLSPSLLKLTAWMAEYYLTTPLDTITSALPAAVRTTVNDIVELSGFQLHGATPKIVNTSLRRSILKLIGQEKKLTVRQLEKRLGKKDLYRALSELEQAGHLTLQKKFSSTKPREKTAYRLSVPIPEKIELILHVAPRQLEAFKALATFNNTPTFPETLGISRDHLNALVKKGLAEKVQIELSSSFRSGFSEPPKPVETLSNAQQNALQTLSDAYKKQEFATFLLHGVTGSGKTLVYIEFLKQVIASGKTAIVLVPEIALTPQTAARFRHHFHDDITILHSAMSDHEKYDAWHNLRLGKTKIALGARSSVFAPLDNLGAIIVDEEHDGAYKQDRNPRYQGRDTAIMRAMFENALCVLGTATPSFESYHNALNGKYTLITLPERIDGAKMPEIKIIWMRENPKASRSISETLYQAIKTRLEKNEQVILLQNRRGFAGSVFCLDCGNTPSCKFCNIPLVYHSKEQHLRCHYCGFVTPFTDACNACASKNLLYKSSGTERIEEELNLLFPDELILRMDVDTTSSKDAHAKILKDFQDKKSKILLGTQMVAKGLDFPDVTLVGVLMADIGLNIPDFRASERLFSLLTQVSGRAGRSSKSGEVLLQVFNKDADIFASLLKGSYTSFFEQEMSTRKALHYPPFSKLVKFEFSSPDEKKAEEASASWADILRPALTSETGILLGPAPAGMAKLKGLYRYHVLVKLFSGKLSPAFLHQELNELSMSYRKEKLTISIDVDPQNLL; from the coding sequence ATGCAGGCTGAAATCGTTATCGACAAGCTTTATCGGGGAGAACCGGTACGCATAGCTTTACCTGACTATCTTGTGAGGGAATTGAGCCCTGGCTGTATGGTGATGGTAACTTCAAGTAAAGGAAATAAAGCCACTTATCCTGCCTATATCCTGCGTCTTTATCAGGATAACGCCGATATCCCCGAAACTCTGGTCATTTCCGATGTACTCTATGACGGCGTTCCTGTTTTAAGCCCTTCTCTTTTGAAACTGACCGCCTGGATGGCCGAATACTACCTCACGACACCTCTTGACACCATTACATCGGCCCTGCCTGCTGCCGTAAGAACCACGGTGAACGATATTGTCGAACTTTCCGGCTTTCAACTGCATGGAGCGACACCAAAAATCGTCAATACTTCTCTCCGCCGCTCCATACTCAAACTTATCGGGCAAGAAAAAAAGCTCACCGTACGTCAACTGGAAAAACGACTTGGCAAAAAGGATCTCTACCGAGCGTTAAGCGAACTTGAGCAGGCAGGCCATCTCACCCTGCAAAAAAAATTCTCATCGACAAAGCCGAGAGAAAAAACTGCTTATCGACTTTCTGTGCCGATACCGGAAAAAATCGAACTGATCCTTCATGTCGCCCCCAGACAACTCGAAGCGTTCAAGGCTCTTGCAACATTCAACAATACACCGACGTTTCCTGAAACCCTTGGAATTTCGAGAGATCACCTCAATGCTCTGGTAAAAAAAGGCCTTGCCGAAAAAGTTCAGATTGAACTATCGAGCTCGTTCAGGTCAGGTTTCTCGGAACCACCCAAACCCGTTGAAACGCTCTCCAATGCCCAGCAAAACGCACTGCAAACCCTTTCGGATGCCTATAAAAAACAAGAGTTCGCAACCTTTTTGCTCCATGGCGTTACCGGAAGCGGCAAAACACTTGTTTATATTGAGTTCCTTAAACAGGTAATCGCATCCGGAAAAACAGCAATAGTTCTTGTACCGGAAATTGCTCTTACCCCTCAGACAGCCGCCCGATTTCGTCACCATTTTCATGATGACATTACGATTCTGCACAGTGCAATGAGCGACCATGAAAAATACGATGCATGGCATAACCTCCGTCTGGGAAAAACAAAAATTGCCCTCGGTGCCCGTTCCTCCGTATTTGCTCCTCTTGATAATCTTGGAGCTATCATTGTTGATGAAGAGCATGACGGAGCCTATAAACAGGATCGTAACCCGCGGTATCAGGGGAGAGATACCGCCATCATGAGAGCAATGTTTGAAAATGCGCTCTGTGTTCTGGGAACCGCAACCCCGTCTTTTGAATCATATCACAATGCTCTTAACGGAAAATACACACTTATCACCCTTCCGGAGAGAATCGACGGTGCAAAAATGCCCGAAATCAAAATCATCTGGATGCGTGAAAATCCGAAAGCTTCGCGATCCATTTCGGAAACGCTCTATCAGGCAATAAAAACTCGACTTGAAAAAAACGAGCAGGTCATTCTGCTGCAAAATCGAAGAGGATTTGCCGGCAGTGTTTTTTGCCTTGATTGCGGTAACACCCCTTCGTGTAAATTCTGCAATATTCCTCTGGTCTATCATTCAAAAGAGCAACATCTTCGCTGTCATTACTGCGGCTTTGTCACTCCATTTACAGATGCGTGCAACGCTTGCGCATCAAAAAATCTCCTTTACAAAAGCAGCGGCACTGAAAGAATCGAGGAAGAGCTGAATTTGCTTTTCCCTGACGAATTGATCTTGCGGATGGATGTTGACACAACTTCGAGCAAAGACGCTCACGCAAAAATCCTTAAAGATTTTCAGGATAAAAAATCAAAAATCCTGCTTGGCACTCAAATGGTTGCCAAAGGGCTTGATTTTCCGGATGTTACCCTTGTCGGCGTGCTTATGGCCGACATCGGGCTCAACATACCTGATTTCCGAGCTTCTGAACGCCTTTTTTCTCTCTTGACCCAGGTGTCCGGACGGGCAGGACGTTCCTCAAAATCAGGAGAAGTGCTTCTGCAGGTATTCAATAAAGATGCCGATATCTTTGCATCTCTCCTGAAGGGCAGCTATACGTCATTTTTCGAGCAGGAAATGTCAACTCGAAAAGCGCTCCATTATCCACCGTTCTCAAAACTGGTCAAATTCGAATTCTCATCACCTGACGAAAAAAAGGCTGAAGAAGCATCGGCCTCATGGGCAGACATACTGCGACCAGCTTTAACATCTGAAACAGGAATACTCCTTGGTCCGGCCCCGGCAGGAATGGCAAAGCTGAAAGGTCTCTATCGATACCATGTACTGGTAAAACTCTTCAGCGGAAAACTTTCACCGGCCTTTCTTCATCAAGAACTCAATGAACTCAGTATGAGTTACCGCAAAGAAAAGCTCACGATCAGCATTGATGTCGATCCTCAGAATCTGCTCTGA
- a CDS encoding DoxX family membrane protein — MDEFRWNASFMKEHPLKTIGVILFLVGRYIFAAFFLYGFWFKLIKGWLWSDLMNHFFTLRFTELPLGSFQSLYLEHFAIPLAMPIAWIVTIGELIIGLSLLLGLCVRANAAFALFLVINFAAGGFYNLTLPPFMIFSILMMLLPSGQWLGLDKKLHLQHPDSIWFR, encoded by the coding sequence ATGGACGAGTTTCGCTGGAATGCATCATTCATGAAAGAGCATCCGCTCAAAACAATCGGGGTTATACTGTTTCTTGTCGGACGATATATCTTTGCGGCATTTTTTCTTTACGGGTTCTGGTTCAAGCTCATCAAAGGCTGGTTATGGAGCGATCTGATGAACCATTTTTTCACCCTTCGATTTACCGAACTACCCCTCGGCTCCTTTCAGTCGCTCTACCTTGAACACTTCGCCATTCCGCTTGCAATGCCTATTGCCTGGATAGTGACGATCGGGGAATTGATCATTGGCCTGTCTCTGCTGCTGGGACTCTGTGTCAGGGCAAATGCAGCTTTTGCTCTTTTTCTTGTTATTAATTTTGCTGCAGGAGGATTTTATAACCTTACCCTGCCGCCATTCATGATCTTTTCAATCCTGATGATGCTTCTCCCTTCCGGACAGTGGCTCGGGCTTGACAAAAAGCTGCACCTGCAGCATCCTGACTCAATCTGGTTCAGGTAA
- the aroQ gene encoding type II 3-dehydroquinate dehydratase: MKRKHPAKDHNRMTKHSFLVLNGPNLSRLGKREPEIYGCLGLDDINRGLADAFPDITFEFYQSEYEGALLEKLFECEDKGSVDGIILNAGAFTHYSVALRDAISAIRIPVIEVHLSNIYAREEFRRHSVISEVCAGVISGFGSLSYHLGVQALMAKAAEKSSEGKC; the protein is encoded by the coding sequence ATGAAAAGAAAGCATCCAGCCAAAGATCATAATCGCATGACGAAACACTCTTTTCTTGTACTGAACGGGCCTAATCTATCCCGACTCGGCAAGCGTGAACCGGAAATTTATGGTTGTCTTGGTTTGGACGATATCAACAGGGGGTTGGCTGATGCTTTTCCTGATATTACGTTTGAGTTTTATCAGAGCGAATATGAAGGAGCATTGCTTGAAAAGCTCTTTGAATGCGAAGATAAGGGCTCTGTTGACGGGATTATTCTCAATGCAGGCGCGTTTACCCACTACTCTGTCGCTCTCAGGGATGCCATCAGTGCAATCAGGATCCCTGTGATTGAGGTACATTTATCAAACATATACGCCCGTGAGGAGTTTCGTCGGCATTCAGTAATTTCAGAAGTCTGCGCAGGCGTGATAAGCGGATTTGGTTCACTCAGTTATCATCTCGGAGTTCAAGCCCTCATGGCAAAGGCCGCCGAAAAAAGTTCAGAAGGCAAATGCTGA
- the hslU gene encoding ATP-dependent protease ATPase subunit HslU: protein MTIHNNENIAEGLVVAAETKSSISASHLTPNQIVALLDKYIIGQSEAKKSVAIALRNRLRRQNVGDELRDEIMPNNIIMIGPTGVGKTEIARRLAKMAKAPFVKVEASKFTEVGYVGRDVESMIRDLVDQSVAMVRTEKSEEVREKAAVLVEERLLDILLPPVSHSHEEQEDRDAENEEMQVFDASQEVDKAKENNRKSRKKMLERLRQGKLEDRQIEMEITGDAPGGMMQIFGPMGQMEEIGGIMQDLMSGLPRKRKKRRVSIAEARKILEQEEVQKLIDMDAVIKEAINKVEQSGIVFIDEIDKIAAPSSGSGGKGPDVSREGVQRDLLPIVEGSNVATKYGMVKTDHVLFIASGAFHVAKPSDLIPELQGRFPIRVELKSLTEEDFYKILTQPKNALIKQYKALLKTEGVELSFTDGAILEIAKTAAKVNESVENIGARRLHTIMTNLLEELMFNIPENVTDEEIEIDETMVKEKLNHVAADRDLSQYIL, encoded by the coding sequence ATGACAATTCATAATAACGAAAATATTGCCGAGGGTCTCGTGGTCGCCGCTGAAACAAAAAGTTCGATTTCCGCAAGCCATCTTACTCCAAACCAGATTGTCGCTTTGCTTGATAAATATATTATTGGTCAGAGTGAGGCCAAGAAATCAGTTGCCATAGCTTTGCGCAACAGACTGCGCAGGCAAAATGTGGGCGATGAGCTTCGGGATGAGATCATGCCGAACAATATTATCATGATCGGGCCTACCGGTGTAGGAAAGACCGAAATTGCCCGCAGGCTTGCAAAAATGGCAAAAGCTCCCTTTGTAAAGGTTGAGGCATCCAAGTTTACCGAGGTTGGCTATGTCGGCAGGGATGTAGAGTCGATGATTCGTGACCTTGTCGATCAGTCGGTCGCCATGGTGAGAACCGAAAAGTCCGAAGAGGTTCGCGAAAAAGCAGCTGTACTGGTTGAAGAGCGATTGCTCGATATTTTACTTCCTCCGGTTTCTCATTCACATGAAGAGCAGGAAGACCGGGATGCAGAGAACGAAGAGATGCAGGTATTCGATGCTTCGCAAGAGGTGGATAAGGCAAAGGAAAATAACAGGAAAAGTCGTAAAAAGATGCTTGAACGGCTTCGGCAGGGCAAGCTCGAGGATCGTCAGATCGAGATGGAAATTACTGGTGATGCTCCGGGGGGAATGATGCAGATTTTCGGGCCTATGGGGCAGATGGAGGAGATTGGCGGTATCATGCAGGACCTGATGAGCGGCTTGCCGAGAAAACGTAAAAAACGACGGGTATCAATAGCCGAAGCAAGGAAAATTCTTGAGCAGGAAGAGGTGCAGAAGCTTATTGACATGGATGCAGTCATTAAAGAGGCGATCAACAAGGTTGAGCAGTCAGGCATTGTGTTTATTGATGAAATCGATAAAATTGCAGCTCCGTCCTCAGGATCGGGGGGCAAGGGTCCTGACGTTAGCAGGGAAGGGGTACAGCGTGATCTTCTGCCTATTGTTGAAGGGTCGAATGTTGCGACGAAATATGGTATGGTGAAAACTGATCATGTGCTCTTTATCGCATCGGGAGCGTTTCATGTGGCAAAACCATCCGATCTTATTCCTGAGCTTCAAGGTCGATTTCCTATCAGGGTCGAATTGAAAAGCCTGACTGAAGAGGATTTTTACAAGATACTGACACAACCTAAAAACGCCTTGATCAAACAGTATAAGGCTCTGCTGAAAACAGAGGGAGTGGAACTCTCTTTTACCGACGGCGCAATTCTTGAGATTGCAAAAACGGCCGCCAAGGTTAATGAAAGCGTTGAAAATATCGGGGCCCGAAGGCTGCACACCATTATGACCAATTTGCTTGAGGAACTCATGTTCAATATTCCGGAGAATGTTACCGATGAGGAAATCGAGATTGATGAGACCATGGTGAAAGAGAAATTAAACCATGTTGCCGCCGACAGGGACCTGAGCCAGTACATTCTGTGA
- the hslV gene encoding ATP-dependent protease subunit HslV: MKHDEQLLIRSTTVLGVIRDGKAALGSDGQMTLGNTVLKHSTRKTRRLYHGQIIAGFAGATADAVTLLDRFEEKLEAFSGRLERAAVELARDWRTDKYLRRLEAMLAIVTAEKALIISGTGDVIEPEDGIVAIGSGSMYALAAARSLLAHTTLSAREIVHESLKIAADICIYTNDHIVIEEV; the protein is encoded by the coding sequence ATGAAACATGATGAACAGCTTTTGATCCGTTCAACTACGGTCCTTGGTGTAATCAGAGACGGTAAGGCAGCTCTCGGCAGTGATGGACAGATGACCCTTGGTAATACGGTTCTCAAACATTCAACGCGTAAAACGCGCAGACTCTATCATGGTCAGATAATTGCCGGTTTTGCAGGTGCTACTGCTGATGCCGTGACTCTTCTTGACCGGTTTGAGGAAAAACTTGAAGCATTCAGCGGCAGGCTTGAACGTGCGGCTGTTGAGCTTGCAAGAGATTGGAGGACCGACAAATATCTCAGAAGGCTTGAAGCGATGCTTGCGATTGTTACCGCTGAAAAAGCGCTGATTATTTCAGGTACAGGTGATGTTATCGAACCTGAGGACGGGATTGTTGCCATTGGCAGCGGCAGTATGTATGCGCTTGCAGCGGCACGATCGCTTCTTGCACATACTACGCTTTCTGCACGCGAAATTGTTCATGAGAGTTTGAAGATCGCAGCGGATATCTGTATTTATACTAACGACCATATTGTGATCGAAGAGGTCTGA